The Verrucomicrobium spinosum DSM 4136 = JCM 18804 genome includes a region encoding these proteins:
- the araD gene encoding L-arabinonate dehydratase, producing MPTRRTPDQLRSYRWFGPNDLRSFGHRSRARQLGLGPEDWQGKPVIAILNTWSEINPCHLHFKVLAENVKKGVLQAGGMPIEIPVLSLSENFMKPTTMLYRNLLAMEAEEVLRCHPVDGAVLLGACDKTTPALIMGALSADMPFIFVPGGPMLRGQWRDQTLGSGTDAWKYWAELRAGNITQDDWCEIEDGIARSHGHCMTMGTAATMTAITETLGLSLPGASSIPASDARHWRMAAASGRQIVENAWNDLNPAKFLTKEAFHNAIVADMAVGGSTNAIVHLIAMAGRAGIKLPLSEFDAVSRITPRLADLRPAGRFLMEDFYFAGGLPALLNQLTDILNPGCLTVNGKTLGENVADAVIHNTEVIRPRDQALSPEGGTAVLTGNLCPDGAVIKHSAMEQRFWTHSGPAVVFKDYEDLAARLDDPDLPITADSVMVLQSAGPVGAPGMPEWGMLPLPKKLLEAGVRDVLRLSDARMSGTSYGACILHVAPESAVGGPLAFVRDGDIISLNVPDRTLTLEVSDEELAARRAEWQAPKRKVDRGYLHLFLNEVTQANEGCDFRFLHHTGTPTPEPRIH from the coding sequence ATGCCCACCCGTCGTACTCCTGATCAGCTCCGCTCCTACCGTTGGTTTGGCCCCAATGATCTCCGCTCCTTTGGCCACCGCTCCCGGGCCAGACAGCTCGGATTGGGACCGGAAGACTGGCAGGGCAAGCCGGTGATCGCCATCCTCAATACCTGGTCGGAGATCAATCCCTGCCATTTGCACTTCAAGGTGCTGGCAGAAAACGTCAAAAAGGGGGTCCTCCAGGCTGGCGGCATGCCGATCGAGATTCCCGTGCTCTCGCTCAGCGAGAACTTCATGAAGCCCACCACCATGCTCTATCGCAACCTCCTGGCGATGGAAGCAGAGGAGGTGCTGCGCTGCCATCCGGTGGACGGGGCCGTGCTCCTGGGTGCCTGTGACAAGACGACCCCCGCCCTCATCATGGGAGCGCTCAGTGCTGACATGCCCTTTATTTTCGTGCCGGGTGGCCCCATGCTGCGCGGCCAATGGCGCGATCAGACTCTGGGCAGCGGCACCGATGCCTGGAAGTACTGGGCCGAGCTGCGTGCGGGCAACATTACCCAGGACGACTGGTGTGAGATCGAAGACGGCATCGCCCGTTCCCACGGTCACTGCATGACCATGGGCACCGCCGCCACCATGACGGCCATCACCGAGACCCTTGGACTCTCCCTGCCAGGAGCCTCCAGCATCCCCGCCAGCGACGCCCGCCACTGGCGCATGGCCGCCGCCTCCGGGCGCCAGATCGTGGAGAACGCCTGGAACGACCTCAACCCCGCCAAGTTCCTGACCAAGGAAGCCTTCCACAACGCCATCGTGGCGGATATGGCCGTGGGAGGGAGCACCAATGCCATCGTGCATCTCATCGCCATGGCCGGTCGCGCCGGCATCAAGCTGCCGCTGAGTGAATTCGATGCCGTCTCCCGCATCACCCCGCGTCTGGCCGACCTGCGGCCGGCCGGCCGCTTCCTCATGGAGGATTTCTACTTTGCTGGGGGCCTGCCCGCCCTGTTAAACCAGCTCACCGACATCCTGAATCCAGGGTGCCTCACAGTAAATGGCAAGACGCTGGGGGAAAACGTGGCCGATGCCGTGATCCACAATACAGAGGTGATCAGGCCACGTGATCAGGCCCTGTCACCCGAGGGCGGAACCGCTGTGCTTACCGGGAATCTCTGCCCTGATGGAGCCGTGATCAAACACAGCGCCATGGAGCAACGCTTCTGGACGCACTCCGGACCGGCGGTCGTGTTCAAGGACTACGAAGACCTCGCCGCCCGGTTGGACGATCCCGACCTGCCCATCACCGCCGATTCCGTGATGGTGCTCCAGAGCGCCGGCCCGGTGGGCGCACCCGGCATGCCGGAGTGGGGCATGCTCCCGCTGCCCAAAAAATTGCTCGAGGCAGGCGTACGCGATGTGCTGCGCCTCAGCGATGCCCGCATGAGTGGCACCAGCTACGGTGCTTGCATCCTCCATGTCGCCCCAGAGAGCGCCGTGGGCGGTCCATTAGCCTTCGTGCGGGACGGGGACATCATCTCCCTGAACGTGCCTGATCGCACCCTGACCCTGGAGGTGAGCGATGAGGAACTGGCCGCCCGCCGAGCAGAATGGCAGGCACCGAAGCGCAAGGTGGATCGAGGGTACCTCCACCTCTTCCTCAACGAGGTGACCCAGGCCAACGAAGGCTGCGACTTCCGTTTCCTCCACCACACGGGCACGCCGACCCCGGAGCCCCGCATCCACTAG
- a CDS encoding SDR family oxidoreductase, with protein MVLESKSCVVTGAARGIGLALCKALVEKGAKVVMADMDAAALELAAANLGAAVLPVVCDVRQAESVAEAGRRAQLAYGAVDVWINNAGLARHRWITDYTEAEIDLMLDVNLKGTILGSQEALRRMIPARRGHIVNIISTASLRGIPSETVYCAAKWGVRGFTQGMQEEAGAHGIRVTALLPGGVDTAFWDGASDRKAPVEKFLSPAQVAEATLKMLEMDDWCVPRELVLRAMADSDFSVQP; from the coding sequence ATGGTACTGGAGTCAAAGTCATGTGTGGTCACCGGAGCGGCGCGAGGCATCGGTCTGGCTCTGTGCAAGGCGCTGGTGGAAAAAGGGGCCAAGGTGGTGATGGCGGATATGGATGCCGCCGCACTGGAGTTGGCCGCTGCCAATCTGGGGGCAGCGGTGCTTCCCGTGGTGTGTGATGTGAGGCAGGCGGAGTCTGTGGCGGAGGCCGGGAGAAGGGCACAGTTGGCGTACGGTGCCGTGGATGTGTGGATCAACAATGCTGGCCTGGCCCGGCATCGGTGGATCACTGACTACACTGAGGCCGAAATCGACCTCATGCTGGATGTGAACCTGAAGGGCACGATCCTGGGCTCCCAGGAGGCTCTGCGGCGGATGATTCCGGCGCGGCGGGGGCACATCGTGAATATCATCTCGACTGCCAGCTTGCGCGGCATCCCCTCTGAGACCGTGTACTGCGCCGCAAAGTGGGGCGTACGTGGCTTCACCCAAGGTATGCAGGAGGAGGCCGGTGCTCACGGCATTCGGGTAACGGCTCTGCTGCCCGGCGGTGTGGATACCGCATTTTGGGACGGGGCCTCAGATCGCAAGGCCCCCGTGGAGAAGTTCCTGAGCCCCGCTCAGGTGGCGGAGGCTACCCTCAAGATGCTGGAAATGGATGACTGGTGCGTGCCGCGGGAACTCGTGCTGCGGGCGATGGCGGATTCGGACTTTTCAGTTCAGCCCTAG
- a CDS encoding alpha/beta hydrolase, whose product MTAPSPFRTVEFSDPAFTGPGLRFATVKSNALKRRADVALFTPQGYMPKSLPLVILLHGVYGSHWAWALKGGAHRVLQRLVSRDEVPPMMLAMPSDGLWGDGSGYLAHQEADYASWIVDEVPAVAALLAPQVEGAPQFIAGLSMGGYGAMRLGALNSKRFRGISAHSSITDYRQTQEFVEEPLHEVKLKPGEVTCVAEAIRMNRAHLPALRFDCGTDDPLISHNRKLHETLRDEGIPHHYQEYPGGHTWRYWSTHLAETLRFFGGLVR is encoded by the coding sequence ATGACCGCACCCTCCCCATTTCGCACCGTGGAGTTCTCAGACCCGGCTTTCACCGGCCCGGGGCTGCGCTTTGCCACTGTGAAAAGCAACGCTCTAAAACGACGTGCGGATGTGGCCCTCTTTACCCCACAGGGGTACATGCCCAAGAGCCTCCCTCTCGTGATTCTGCTGCATGGCGTGTATGGCAGTCATTGGGCCTGGGCGCTGAAGGGCGGGGCCCACCGGGTGCTCCAGAGGCTGGTGAGCCGGGATGAGGTGCCACCCATGATGCTCGCCATGCCCTCAGATGGACTCTGGGGCGATGGCTCAGGCTATCTGGCGCACCAGGAGGCGGACTATGCCTCCTGGATCGTCGATGAGGTGCCAGCGGTGGCCGCCCTGTTGGCACCTCAGGTGGAGGGGGCGCCTCAGTTCATCGCGGGACTCTCCATGGGTGGCTACGGAGCGATGCGGCTGGGGGCCCTGAATTCCAAAAGGTTTCGTGGAATAAGTGCACACAGCAGCATCACCGACTATCGGCAGACGCAGGAGTTTGTGGAAGAGCCATTGCACGAGGTCAAGCTGAAGCCGGGTGAGGTGACTTGTGTGGCGGAAGCGATCCGGATGAACCGGGCTCACCTGCCCGCGTTGCGCTTTGACTGTGGCACGGACGACCCTTTGATCTCGCACAACCGGAAACTTCATGAGACCCTGCGGGACGAGGGCATCCCGCACCACTACCAGGAGTATCCCGGTGGACACACCTGGCGGTACTGGAGCACCCATCTGGCGGAGACGCTGCGTTTTTTTGGCGGTTTGGTCAGGTGA
- a CDS encoding protein kinase domain-containing protein produces the protein MNVTRTQSQQHLNPGHAPQQDQPGGIKISPNGTARASQQTVVDSINTRLGGDRVSTENLLSRVGIKTAIGRASRYANLKDGVLRLALRINNHLAPDPAIGSNHKAAIRLGEQYHQLKSQGAPDTELLPVLNQLKVKLEIIQQHRGGEGHGDAGPVAEMIRFVESEIQTLPCRHLEEADRLAVMLQEQEHEGAPVEHRVETLRSLKLHLEGANPQGTNNELNLRLAEAHRQLVPLENYQPLDKQLQDAGGRLRPTHVERGDEFATAKQEIFFAKLGEDPDRMNAQGGINQEIQSFSRDRLKHVTTHERTGFDSAAEAFRQQSHQVTPHTDVVLGQDAPPLLEESSFKHVSRETLQSDTFQSLGRLLQEAVANRDDDALEHLSKTLGELMARDLRQLTEDQQLGFITSKGPTFKQDLHRALATTLGDGRDALGASFDTAPYRVQLFINKAYTAAVSQLSNHMVDPETCVLNGRIYHRVDYLNHGDLGIVDLYEARWTEVEDGKEVEKTERIVLKYPTIANMPMLDEETAQPFFEISAREARSHQLAHGAGHPNIVGYKGAFLSPNGLVFLAMELAPGGDVAKVGTRITEAEDRGHITPESANLARLTLLRDMLQGMQHVQETRGMLHLDIKPENFLVGEDGRAKVADFGFSLQGTSQRFQGKPIDNTLHLAPEVLASSRAIESGAPLPGEEEGFVVTGKSDTWALGITAFQLFHGNQHLFATLSKEDPNYQQQVYNEVLQFGTDSDHTARPLGTDGSGNLLGLGVGTLDRLINQMLHPDPQLRPSITDLLQHPLFKEPGIGSPEVRNLIQVLNRPESSPEEIRTASLEVGI, from the coding sequence ATGAACGTCACCCGAACCCAGTCGCAGCAGCATCTCAATCCAGGCCATGCCCCCCAGCAGGACCAGCCGGGCGGCATCAAGATCAGCCCTAATGGCACGGCCCGCGCCTCCCAGCAGACCGTAGTGGACAGCATCAACACCCGCCTGGGCGGGGACCGAGTCTCCACCGAAAATCTGCTGAGCCGCGTGGGCATCAAGACCGCGATCGGCCGGGCCTCCCGCTATGCGAATCTCAAGGACGGGGTACTGCGCCTGGCCCTCCGGATCAACAACCATCTCGCCCCAGATCCTGCGATCGGCAGCAATCACAAGGCCGCCATCCGACTGGGGGAACAATACCACCAGCTCAAGTCCCAGGGCGCTCCAGACACGGAGCTTCTTCCAGTATTGAACCAGCTAAAGGTCAAGTTGGAGATCATTCAACAGCATCGCGGGGGCGAAGGTCATGGCGATGCCGGCCCCGTCGCGGAGATGATCCGGTTCGTGGAAAGTGAGATCCAGACCCTGCCCTGCAGGCACCTCGAAGAGGCTGACCGGCTTGCCGTGATGTTGCAAGAACAGGAGCATGAAGGTGCCCCCGTTGAGCACAGGGTGGAAACCCTCCGCTCCCTGAAGCTGCACCTGGAGGGCGCCAATCCTCAGGGCACCAACAACGAGCTCAACCTCCGCCTAGCCGAGGCCCACCGGCAACTCGTGCCGTTGGAGAACTACCAACCTCTGGACAAGCAACTCCAGGATGCGGGTGGCCGCCTTCGACCCACGCATGTGGAAAGGGGCGATGAGTTTGCCACGGCCAAGCAGGAGATCTTCTTTGCAAAACTCGGTGAGGATCCTGACCGCATGAACGCCCAGGGCGGAATCAACCAGGAGATCCAGAGCTTCTCTCGCGACCGGCTCAAGCACGTCACCACACACGAGCGCACCGGTTTTGACTCCGCCGCAGAGGCCTTCCGCCAGCAATCACATCAAGTGACACCGCACACTGATGTGGTGCTTGGCCAGGACGCGCCTCCCCTATTGGAAGAATCCAGCTTCAAGCATGTTTCACGGGAGACCCTTCAGTCGGACACCTTCCAGAGCCTGGGACGACTCCTTCAGGAAGCCGTCGCCAATCGCGACGATGACGCACTTGAACATCTCTCCAAGACGCTGGGTGAACTCATGGCCCGGGACCTTCGTCAGCTGACGGAGGATCAGCAACTCGGCTTCATCACCTCCAAAGGACCCACCTTCAAACAAGACCTGCACCGCGCGCTCGCCACCACCCTTGGCGACGGGCGGGATGCTCTGGGAGCCTCATTTGACACGGCCCCATATCGGGTGCAGCTCTTCATCAACAAGGCCTACACAGCCGCGGTGAGCCAGCTCTCCAATCACATGGTGGATCCGGAGACTTGCGTGCTCAACGGCCGCATTTATCATCGCGTTGACTACTTGAACCACGGGGACCTCGGCATCGTGGACCTCTACGAAGCCCGCTGGACGGAAGTCGAGGACGGGAAGGAGGTGGAGAAGACAGAACGCATCGTGCTGAAGTACCCCACCATCGCGAACATGCCGATGCTGGATGAGGAGACCGCCCAGCCCTTCTTTGAGATCTCCGCCCGGGAGGCGCGCAGCCACCAGCTCGCCCATGGTGCGGGCCATCCCAACATTGTGGGGTACAAAGGAGCCTTTCTCTCCCCCAACGGGCTTGTCTTCCTGGCCATGGAACTGGCCCCCGGGGGAGACGTCGCCAAGGTCGGCACCCGCATCACGGAGGCCGAGGACCGCGGCCACATCACCCCAGAGTCCGCCAACCTCGCCCGGTTGACCCTGCTGCGCGACATGCTGCAAGGCATGCAACACGTTCAGGAGACCCGAGGCATGCTGCACCTCGACATCAAGCCGGAAAACTTCCTGGTGGGTGAGGACGGTCGCGCCAAGGTGGCCGACTTCGGATTCTCCCTCCAGGGCACCTCGCAGCGATTCCAGGGGAAGCCCATCGATAACACCCTGCACCTGGCACCGGAGGTCCTAGCGTCGTCCCGTGCCATTGAGTCCGGAGCACCCTTGCCCGGCGAGGAGGAAGGCTTCGTGGTCACCGGAAAGTCTGACACCTGGGCTCTGGGCATCACCGCTTTCCAGCTCTTCCATGGCAATCAGCACCTCTTTGCGACCTTGAGCAAGGAGGACCCCAACTATCAGCAGCAGGTGTACAATGAAGTTTTGCAGTTCGGCACCGATTCTGACCATACCGCCCGCCCCCTGGGCACCGATGGCTCGGGCAATCTTCTCGGTCTGGGTGTCGGCACGTTGGACCGGCTCATCAACCAGATGCTCCATCCCGATCCCCAGCTGCGCCCCTCCATCACCGATCTCCTTCAGCACCCTCTGTTTAAGGAACCCGGGATCGGCAGCCCTGAGGTGCGGAATCTGATCCAAGTGCTCAACCGACCGGAGAGCTCACCAGAAGAGATTCGAACCGCCTCACTTGAGGTCGGGATCTAG
- the uvrA gene encoding excinuclease ABC subunit UvrA, translating to MNSRPVAENIIRVRGARQHNLRNVDVDIPRGQLVVLTGVSGSGKSSLAFDTLYAEGQRRYVQSLSAYARQFLDQLDKPDVDFIDGLSPAVAIEQRTVAHNPRSTIATVTEIYDYLRVLYAAAGQPHDPTTGVRLRKMTSAEIAEEILTLPEGTRAIVLAPAVDHEKGDFRGLFEKLQRQGFVRVRLDGEILELDEKLRTPRAEPHSIEIVVDRLVIREGVRTRLMEALETALKWNPREVRFLTGPGEAGEVRTFTTAYANPETGLVLEDFTPKHFSFNTHLGACPACEGVGALMAADPHLLVPDESKTLAEGAVKTWWTRQPRLKALHDRAVEGLAGHFGADMNTPFKKLPAAFKEALFQGTGKTAVPTGWKLDGNKRSLAKPFEGLVPQVERMYAETRTDKLRSMLARFMNPLPCKTCQGRRLRPEVLAVLLGTAATTPRPQLNIHDITRLAIRDAIPWVRELVLTDLQRTYCEELQKEILKRLDFLDQVGLGYLSLDRESGSLSGGEAQRIRLATQIGAGLAGVLYVLDEPSIGLHPADNERLIGTLKRLRDLGNSVLVVEHDEDTMRAADWIIELGPGAGPLGGRIIAEGTPAQVMRNEHSTTGAYLDHRISIPVPRTRIPWRGSQKQLLVDESASHRDEPDCITIHGAREHNLRNVTVSFPLGSFVCVTGPSGSGKSSLVDAILRRALMRHFYNAKDEPGEHDHLSGLHGVDKVVVIDQSPIGRSPRSNPATYAGAFTPIRDLFAQLPSARVRGYDSSRFSFNVAGGRCEKCGGDGVLTIDMHFLSDVQVTCDQCQGRRYNAETLEITYKGRSISEVLEMTVAEACRFFDRQPNIFPKLHALEQVGLGYVKLGQSGATLSGGEAQRVKLAAELAKKATGRTLYLLDEPTTGLHFADIQTLLGVLTKLRDAGNTLIVIEHNLDVIKCADWVIDLGPGGGSEGGMIVAEGTPEKLAANKASPTGRFLRQVLTPAPTSKSSKSSTV from the coding sequence ATGAATTCCCGCCCTGTAGCAGAAAACATCATCCGCGTGCGGGGTGCCCGGCAGCACAACCTGCGCAATGTGGATGTGGACATCCCCCGAGGCCAGCTTGTGGTGCTCACCGGAGTCAGCGGTTCCGGCAAGTCCTCCCTGGCGTTCGATACACTCTACGCCGAGGGCCAGCGCCGCTATGTGCAGAGCCTCTCCGCCTATGCACGGCAGTTCCTGGACCAGCTCGACAAGCCGGATGTGGACTTCATTGACGGCCTGTCACCTGCCGTGGCCATCGAGCAGCGCACCGTGGCGCACAATCCCCGCTCCACGATCGCGACCGTCACTGAAATCTACGACTACCTGCGCGTCCTCTACGCAGCCGCCGGGCAGCCGCACGATCCCACCACGGGCGTGCGCCTGCGGAAAATGACCTCCGCCGAGATCGCCGAGGAGATCCTGACCCTGCCTGAAGGAACCCGGGCCATCGTCCTGGCACCCGCCGTCGATCACGAGAAAGGCGACTTCCGCGGCCTCTTTGAGAAACTACAGCGCCAGGGATTCGTCCGTGTGCGGCTGGATGGCGAGATCCTGGAGCTGGATGAGAAACTCCGCACACCCCGGGCCGAGCCCCATTCCATCGAGATCGTGGTGGATCGGCTCGTCATCCGGGAAGGCGTACGCACCCGCCTCATGGAGGCGCTCGAAACAGCGCTCAAATGGAACCCGCGAGAGGTGCGCTTTCTCACCGGTCCAGGCGAGGCCGGGGAGGTCCGCACCTTCACCACCGCCTATGCCAACCCCGAGACGGGGCTGGTGCTGGAAGACTTCACCCCCAAGCACTTCTCGTTCAACACCCACCTGGGAGCCTGTCCCGCCTGTGAAGGTGTGGGAGCCCTCATGGCGGCGGACCCGCATCTGCTCGTGCCAGACGAGTCCAAAACCCTGGCGGAAGGGGCGGTGAAGACATGGTGGACGCGGCAACCGCGTCTGAAAGCCCTGCATGACCGCGCCGTGGAGGGCCTGGCCGGACACTTCGGCGCCGATATGAACACGCCGTTTAAAAAACTACCGGCTGCCTTCAAGGAAGCCCTCTTCCAGGGTACGGGCAAAACAGCCGTACCCACTGGCTGGAAGCTCGATGGGAACAAACGCAGTCTGGCCAAACCTTTTGAAGGCCTGGTACCGCAGGTGGAGCGCATGTACGCAGAGACCAGGACGGACAAGCTGCGGTCCATGCTGGCTCGTTTCATGAACCCGCTGCCGTGCAAGACCTGTCAAGGCCGCCGCCTGCGCCCGGAGGTGCTGGCCGTACTGCTGGGTACCGCAGCCACGACACCGCGGCCCCAGCTCAACATTCATGACATCACCCGCTTGGCCATCCGCGATGCGATCCCCTGGGTGAGAGAACTGGTGCTGACCGATCTACAGCGCACCTACTGCGAGGAACTTCAAAAGGAGATCCTCAAGCGTCTGGACTTCCTGGATCAAGTGGGCCTCGGCTATCTTTCACTGGATCGGGAGAGCGGCAGCCTCTCCGGCGGCGAGGCCCAGCGCATCCGCCTGGCCACTCAGATAGGGGCCGGTCTCGCGGGCGTCCTCTATGTGTTGGATGAGCCCAGCATCGGCCTCCACCCGGCCGACAACGAGCGCCTCATCGGCACGCTCAAGCGTCTGCGGGATCTGGGCAACTCCGTGCTCGTTGTCGAGCATGATGAGGACACCATGCGGGCCGCGGACTGGATCATCGAGCTGGGTCCCGGTGCCGGGCCGCTGGGAGGCCGTATCATCGCAGAGGGCACCCCCGCCCAGGTCATGCGGAATGAGCACTCCACCACAGGAGCCTATCTGGACCACCGCATCTCCATTCCGGTGCCCCGCACCCGCATCCCCTGGCGCGGATCGCAGAAACAACTCCTCGTGGATGAATCCGCCTCCCATCGGGACGAGCCAGACTGCATCACCATCCACGGTGCCCGGGAGCACAATCTGCGGAACGTCACCGTCTCCTTCCCCCTCGGCAGTTTCGTTTGCGTGACCGGCCCCTCCGGCAGCGGGAAGTCCTCCCTGGTAGATGCCATTCTGCGGCGCGCCCTCATGCGGCACTTCTACAACGCCAAGGACGAGCCCGGTGAGCATGACCATCTCTCCGGGCTGCATGGCGTGGACAAGGTGGTGGTCATCGACCAGTCTCCCATCGGCCGCAGTCCGCGCTCCAACCCCGCCACCTATGCCGGGGCCTTCACGCCCATCCGGGATCTCTTTGCCCAGCTCCCCTCCGCCCGGGTTCGCGGGTATGACTCCAGCCGCTTCAGCTTCAACGTCGCCGGGGGCCGTTGTGAGAAGTGTGGCGGAGATGGTGTGCTCACGATTGACATGCACTTCCTCAGCGACGTGCAGGTCACGTGCGATCAGTGTCAGGGCCGCCGTTACAATGCAGAGACCCTGGAGATCACCTACAAAGGGCGCAGCATCTCCGAGGTGCTGGAGATGACCGTGGCCGAGGCCTGCCGCTTCTTTGACCGTCAGCCCAACATCTTCCCCAAGCTGCATGCGCTGGAACAGGTCGGTCTGGGCTATGTGAAGCTCGGCCAGAGCGGGGCCACCCTCTCTGGCGGCGAAGCCCAGCGCGTGAAACTCGCCGCAGAACTGGCGAAAAAAGCCACCGGGCGCACCCTCTACCTGCTGGATGAGCCCACCACTGGACTCCACTTTGCGGATATTCAGACGCTGCTGGGAGTGCTCACAAAACTCCGCGACGCGGGCAACACCCTCATCGTCATCGAGCACAATCTGGACGTCATCAAGTGTGCCGACTGGGTCATCGACCTCGGCCCCGGTGGGGGCAGTGAGGGCGGCATGATCGTGGCTGAAGGCACCCCGGAAAAGCTGGCCGCCAACAAGGCCAGCCCCACCGGGAGATTTCTTCGTCAGGTGCTAACACCCGCCCCCACCAGCAAGTCCAGCAAATCCTCCACGGTGTAA
- a CDS encoding RNA polymerase sigma factor, protein MSTLTLRTVPALLAWNMPEWTPTPATPQPAVDASADEESVRLMLRVKEGDMRAFEQLVEMHQRAVIGTVARMLNNMDDAHDIAQQVFVRVWRSAARYEPSAKFTTWLFTIARNLVFNEMRRRGRKKEVSMEEDQEEHHREHATSPRQNPDNVVAQGEMETAIDRAIQSLPEKQRLAVSLRKDADMPYEEICEILGMSLSAVKSLLFRARNELKEKLSAFLDES, encoded by the coding sequence ATGTCCACCCTGACCTTGCGAACCGTCCCAGCCTTACTAGCTTGGAACATGCCGGAATGGACTCCGACACCCGCAACACCCCAACCTGCCGTGGATGCCTCCGCGGACGAGGAGAGTGTGCGACTGATGCTCAGGGTGAAGGAAGGAGACATGCGGGCTTTTGAACAACTGGTGGAGATGCATCAGCGTGCCGTGATCGGCACCGTGGCCCGGATGCTGAACAACATGGACGATGCGCACGACATCGCGCAGCAGGTCTTTGTGCGAGTGTGGCGCTCCGCCGCCCGCTACGAGCCCAGTGCGAAATTCACCACCTGGCTCTTTACGATTGCGCGGAATCTCGTCTTCAATGAGATGCGGCGTCGTGGGCGGAAGAAGGAGGTCTCCATGGAGGAGGATCAGGAGGAACACCATCGGGAGCATGCCACCTCACCCAGGCAGAATCCTGACAATGTGGTCGCCCAGGGGGAAATGGAGACCGCAATCGACCGTGCCATCCAAAGCCTGCCGGAAAAGCAACGCCTGGCAGTGAGCCTGCGCAAAGATGCGGACATGCCCTATGAAGAGATCTGCGAGATCCTCGGCATGTCTCTCTCGGCCGTGAAGAGCCTGCTCTTCCGCGCAAGAAACGAACTCAAGGAGAAGCTGTCAGCCTTTCTGGACGAGTCCTGA
- a CDS encoding exopolysaccharide biosynthesis protein, giving the protein MPTSPLPSIPAASESADAQPKKHPALSEQIGAVLLSMGERSIRLRDIIEVLHGGTYLMLLILLALPFCMPIPLLGLSTPFGAVIAIIGLRLALRKEPWLPDRVLNVELSPKMAGRILGASQKAVRGLEKMLRVRWSVLVDPPVFQHLYGAIIFACGCLLLLPLPIPFSNVLPAVPVILLSGALLERDGKFAVGGLAMFLINLAFFGAIFLGGGVVISWLESWFSGIYDPEEPLTPALEEILEQGVAP; this is encoded by the coding sequence ATGCCCACGTCCCCCCTGCCAAGCATCCCGGCGGCCTCTGAGTCTGCTGACGCCCAACCCAAGAAGCATCCGGCACTGTCGGAGCAGATCGGGGCGGTCTTGTTGTCGATGGGGGAGCGGTCCATCCGCCTGCGGGACATCATTGAGGTGCTGCATGGCGGCACCTATCTGATGCTGCTGATCCTGCTGGCACTGCCTTTCTGCATGCCCATACCTCTGCTAGGGCTCTCTACGCCCTTTGGCGCGGTCATTGCCATCATTGGCCTGCGTCTGGCGCTGAGGAAAGAACCGTGGCTGCCAGACCGGGTGTTGAATGTGGAGCTCTCCCCGAAGATGGCGGGTCGCATCCTCGGGGCCAGTCAGAAGGCGGTGCGTGGCCTGGAGAAGATGCTCCGTGTGCGGTGGTCGGTGCTGGTGGATCCACCGGTGTTCCAGCACTTGTACGGTGCCATCATCTTCGCGTGTGGGTGTCTGCTCCTGCTGCCGCTGCCCATTCCCTTTAGCAATGTGCTGCCAGCCGTCCCTGTGATCCTTCTCTCCGGAGCCTTGCTGGAAAGGGATGGCAAATTCGCCGTCGGTGGTCTCGCCATGTTTCTGATCAACCTGGCCTTCTTTGGTGCGATCTTCCTGGGCGGCGGCGTGGTGATCAGCTGGCTGGAATCCTGGTTCAGCGGCATCTACGATCCCGAGGAACCTCTCACGCCTGCCTTGGAAGAGATTCTGGAGCAGGGGGTTGCCCCCTAG